A stretch of Cicer arietinum cultivar CDC Frontier isolate Library 1 chromosome 5, Cicar.CDCFrontier_v2.0, whole genome shotgun sequence DNA encodes these proteins:
- the LOC101499515 gene encoding uncharacterized protein, whose amino-acid sequence MIMDSPQSVVSPFRSSILGEGEKHKSENVFTQSNGPASKDIEVNGKETIMSNAEECLGVLDVCIHQARDIQNICIYHKQDVYAKICLTSHPENSESTKTINGGGRNPVFNDNLRLNVWNVDSSLKCEIWMLSRVKNYLEDQLLGFALVPLSEVLVQNGKLEKEFSLSSTDLFHSPSGFVQLSLSYTGATPDVMAISAMPGEAATHDTLQDSETSELLARDLDKIEFPDPKIVNEDHLMVSEYFGISCDETQCSDSLNTSDAENHSSEAGIRLVESFSACSVESVQPPKVDSPPSSLSTNGVSSPSAPESSESSDAAASKSPGQEQVSGTEEVKKVDVKDGESDSSSAVPSDLFPKPFVNVNIEPEPTMVQQDIVDMYMKSMQQFTESLAKMKLPMDVESEPTSSGNSSTEQKLPPSKNGSSRVYYGSRAFF is encoded by the coding sequence ATGATCATGGATTCTCCACAATCTGTTGTGTCACCCTTCAGGAGCTCAATCTTGGGTGAGGGTGAGAAGCACAAGTCTGAAAATGTTTTCACACAAAGCAATGGTCCCGCCTCTAAGGACATTGAAGTCAATGGGAAGGAAACTATCATGTCAAATGCTGAGGAATGTCTTGGGGTGCTTGACGTCTGTATACATCAGGCTAGGGACATTCAAAACATCTGCATATATCATAAGCAAGATGTTTATGCCAAGATTTGTTTGACGAGTCATCCCGAGAATAGCGAATCTACGAAGACCATCAATGGAGGAGGAAGGAACCCTGTGTTTAACGACAATCTTCGTCTCAATGTTTGGAACGTCGATTCTTCTCTCAAATGTGAGATATGGATGCTGAGCAGGGTGAAGAATTATCTTGAAGATCAATTGCTTGGTTTTGCTTTGGTACCGTTATCTGAAGTACTAGTTCAAAATGGGAAACTAGAGAAAGAATTCTCTCTTTCTTCAACCGATCTATTTCATTCTCCTTCAGGTTTTGTTCAGTTGTCGCTTTCTTACACCGGTGCGACACCTGATGTTATGGCAATATCTGCAATGCCTGGGGAGGCGGCTACACATGACACTTTGCAGGACTCGGAGACATCCGAGTTGTTAGCTAGAGATTTGGATAAAATTGAGTTTCCAGATCCTAAGATTGTAAATGAAGACCACTTAATGGTTTCAGAATATTTCGGCATTTCATGTGACGAGACTCAGTGTTCTGATAGCTTGAACACTTCTGATGCTGAAAATCATAGTTCCGAAGCAGGCATTCGGCTTGTGGAAAGCTTCTCAGCATGCAGTGTTGAGTCTGTGCAACCTCCTAAGGTTGATTCTCCTCCGAGCAGTTTGTCGACAAATGGAGTTTCTTCCCCTTCTGCACCTGAAAGCTCAGAATCATCTGATGCTGCAGCTTCTAAGTCTCCAGGTCAAGAACAAGTTTCAGGCACCGAAGAGGTAAAAAAAGTGGATGTCAAAGATGGTGAGAGCGATTCCTCAAGTGCTGTTCCAAGTGATTTATTCCCAAAGCCTTTTGTGAATGTGAACATCGAGCCAGAGCCGACAATGGTGCAACAGGATATAGTAGACATGTATATGAAAAGTATGCAGCAATTTACCGAGTCATTAGCGAAAATGAAGCTTCCTATGGACGTTGAAAGTGAGCCTACTAGTTCGGGAAATTCAAGTACCGAGCAGAAACTACCGCCATCTAAGAACGGTAGCTCCCGTGTCTATTATGGGAGCAGAGCTTTCTTTTGA
- the LOC101500255 gene encoding protein TORNADO 1, whose translation MSSNQNLKELQWFLQAINMENQNLHSISFYLFQPTSNCYQETNNSININISKENLNHFSSFLTKLSESNNTKSTLRNLEFHRVEWNSQQVRNLETLLSNHQCVKQLVFRRNRFNDKSMLDFSEILKRNKVIKEIMISESCIGSIGAGLIASSLMVNHSLEELQIWEDSVGSRGAEEISKMIEVNPNLKLLTIFDSNDIIATPLISSVLARNRATEVHVWCGEKNGEKCSKVVEFVHGNSTLRIYKLNLSGTCRVACSLGMNFTVKSLDMTGVKIKSKCAKEFRWVLEQNQTLKEVNFSRTCLKDKGIVYVAAGLFKNHSLQTLHLTGNLFGGIGVEHLLCPISRFSSLQMQANISLKCVTFGGGRRRIGRDGLAAITQFLITNETVTRFGIHDDESLRPDDFVKIFKSLEKNASLKCLCLQGCKGVQGETLLQTILETLHINPWIEEIDLSRTPLHNSGKTTGIYQRLGQNENPEPEMDLLKDMPLTEPKSCRVFFCGQEYAGKTTLCHSILQNFCASTLPYLDQVRTIVNPMEQDVKTVGIKIKTFKDEDTKISIWNLAGQHEFFSLHDLMFPGHGSASIFVIISSLFRKPSNKEPKSTAEIEEDLQYWLRFIVSNSKRAVQQCMLPSVAVVLTHFDKINQSSQNLQQTVDSIQRLRDKFQGYVEFYPTVFTVDARSSASVSKLTHHIRKTCKTILQRVPRVYQLCNDLIHILSQWRSENYNKPAMKWKEFGELCQVKVLPLRIRSRHYNKEAVEMKRRAVATCLHHIGEVIYFDELEFLILDCEWFCGEALGQLIKLNVRKQQSSENNGFISRKELEKILRGSLQSPMPGMGSKVFENLDASDLVRMMLKLELCYEQDASDQNSLLLIPSILEEGRGKPQRWQISSSDCLYAGRHLKCDDSSHMFLTPGFFPRLQVHLHNRIKALMSQHGATYSLGKYLISISINGVYIRVELGGQLGYYIDVLACSTKNLTETLRVIQQLIIPAIQSVCHGITMTENIIRPECVRNLTPPRYRRTQCAPLQQLKQALLSLPADSMYDYQYTWSSVLDSGRPILQEGFDFARDLLSDDDFREVLHRRYHDLHNLAQELQIPNENNPQEQDQPITISNEAEKVEPSFGGIAKGVEEVLQRLKIIEQEIRDLKQEIQGLRYYEHRLLLELHRKVNYIATFNAQVEERKVPNMFYFVKAENYSRRLITTMVSGMTALRLHMLCEFRGQMHVVEDQMGCEMMQVDNMAVKSLAPYMKKFMVMVTFALKIGAHLAAGMGEMIPDLSKEVAHLAGSLLLFGAVGATAAGAVGAAAIGCRNRSAEGSRGIQQDIKAAQQWMVDFLRERRCSTGKDIAEKFGLWRVRYRDNGQIAWICRRHMYARSAEIIEVPI comes from the exons ATGTCATCAAACCAGAACCTAAAAGAACTACAATGGTTTCTCCAAGCAATCAACATGGAAAACCAAAACCTACACAGCATTTCCTTCTACCTTTTCCAACCAACTTCAAATTGTTACCAAGAAACAAACAACTCcataaacataaacatttcCAAAGAAAATCTAAACCACTTTTCCAGCTTCTTAACAAAACTATCAGAATCCAACAACACCAAATCCACATTGAGAAACTTAGAGTTCCACAGAGTTGAATGGAACTCACAACAGGTAAGAAACCTTGAAACTCTTCTTAGTAATCACCAATGTGTAAAACAACTTGTTTTTAGAAGAAACAGATTCAATGACAAAAGCATGTTAGATTTTTCTGAGATTTTGAAGAGAAATAAAGTGATTAAAGAGATTATGATTTCAGAATCATGTATTGGTTCTATTGGTGCTGGATTAATTGCTTCTTCTCTTATGGTGAATCATAGTTTGGAAGAGTTGCAAATATGGGAAGATTCAGTAGGTTCAAGAGGTGCTGAAGAGATTTCAAAGATGATTGAAGTTAATCCAAATCTTAAATTGTTGACAATTTTTGACTCAAATGATATCATAGCTACACCTCTTATATCTTCAGTTTTGGCAAGGAATAGAGCTACGGAAGTTCATGTTTGGTGTGGTGAAAAAAATGGTGAAAAATGTTCaaaagttgttgaatttgttcATGGTAATAGTACACTTAGAATTTACAAGCTTAACCTCTCAGGTACTTGTAGGGTTGCTTGTTCTTTAGGAATGAATTTCACTGTTAAATCACTTGACATGACTGGTGTCAAGATTAAATCCAAGTGTGCTAAGGAATTTAGATGGGTTTTGGAACAAAACCAAACACTAAAAGAGGTTAACTTTTCAAGAACATGTCTTAAAGATAAGGGCATTGTGTATGTTGCAGCTGGACTATTTAAGAATCATAGTCTGCAAACTTTGCATTTAACTGGAAATTTATTCGGCGGAATAGGCGTCGAGCATTTACTTTGTCCTATAAGTAGGTTTTCATCTTTGCAAATGCAAGCTAACATTAGTTTGAAGTGTGTTACTTTTGGTGGAGGGAGAAGAAGAATAGGAAGGGATGGTTTAGCAGCTATAACACAGTTTTTAATAACGAATGAGACAGTGACACGGTTCGGGATACATGATGATGAGAGTTTGAGACCAGATGATTTTGTTAAAATCTTTAAGAgcttagagaagaatgctagcTTGAAATGTTTGTGTTTGCAAGGGTGCAAAGGTGTTCAAGGAGAGACATTGCTGCAGACAATTTTGGAGACATTGCATATAAATCCTTGGATTGAAGAAATTGATCTATCAAGAACACCTTTACATAATTCTGGAAAGACTACGGGGATTTATCAAAGATTAGGGCAGAATGAGAATCCTGAACCTGAAATGGATTTGCTCAAAGATATGCCACTCACTGAGCCCAAGAGTTGCAGAGTTTTCTTCTGTGGGCAAGAATATGCAG GGAAAACCACACTTTGTCATTCGATATTACAAAACTTCTGTGCCTCGACGCTTCCCTACTTGGATCAAGTAAGAACAATAGTGAATCCAATGGAGCAGGATGTCAAAACAGTAGGAATTAAGATAAAAACATTCAAGGATGAGGATACAAAGATTTCAATTTGGAATCTTGCTGGTCAGCATGAGTTTTTCTCCCTTCATGATCTTATGTTCCCGGGGCATGGTAGTGCttcaatttttgttatcatATCGAGTTTATTCAGGAAGCCGAGCAACAAAGAACCAAAAAGCACTGCAGAGATTGAAGAGGACCTGCAATATTGGCTAAGGTTCATAGTTTCCAACTCCAAAAGAGCAGTACAACAATGCATGCTACCAAGTGTAGCTGTTGTTCTTACACACTTTGATAAAATCAACCAATCATCTCAAAATCTGCAGCAAACAGTTGATTCAATTCAAAGATTGAGAGACAAGTTTCAAGGCTATGTTGAATTCTATCCAACTGTATTCACAGTTGATGCAAGATCATCTGCATCGGTTAGTAAACTCACTCATCATATTCGAAAGACGTGCAAAACAATCCTCCAAAGAGTACCGCGAGTTTATCAACTTTGCAATGATCTAATACATATTTTATCACAATGGAGGTCAGAGAATTACAACAAACCGGCAATGAAGTGGAAGGAGTTTGGTGAGCTGTGTCAAGTAAAAGTCCTGCCTTTGAGAATCCGATCGAGACATTATAATAAAGAGGCGGTGGAAATGAAGCGAAGAGCTGTTGCTACTTGTCTTCATCACATTGGTGAAGTGATTTATTTTGATGAGTTGGAGTTTCTAATATTGGATTGTGAGTGGTTCTGTGGTGAAGCACTTGGTCAGCTCATAAAGTTGAATGTTAGAAAGCAACAGTCTTCAGAAAACAATGGATTCATTAGTAGGAAGGAATTGGAGAAAATCTTAAGAGGAAGTTTACAAAGTCCAATGCCTGGTATGGGATCAAAGGTATTTGAGAACTTAGATGCTAGTGACCTTGTGAGAATGATGCTTAAACTTGAACTTTGTTATGAGCAAGATGCATCAGATCAAAATTCTCTACTTTTGATTCCTTCCATTCTTGAAGAAGGTAGAGGAAAGCCTCAGAGATGGCAGATAAGCTCATCAGACTGCCTTTATGCCGGACGCCATCTCAAATGTGATGATTCAAGTCATATGTTTCTAACACCGGGATTCTTCCCTCGCTTACAG GTTCACCTTCACAACAGAATAAAGGCTCTAATGAGTCAACATGGCGCAACTTACAGTCTTGGGAAGTATCTCATTTCAATCAGCATCAATGGAGTTTACATCCGAGTTGAGCTTGGAGGACAACTTGGTTACTATATCGACGTCCTGGCGTGCTCCACCAAGAACTTGACAGAAACTTTAAGAGTTATTCAGCAACTTATAATCCCGGCAATTCAAAGTGTTTGCCACGGTATCACCATGACTGAAAATATCATTAGACCGGAATGCGTGCGAAATTTGACACCACCAAGATACAGAAGAACTCAGTGTGCACCTCTGCAGCAACTGAAACAAGCACTACTTTCACTTCCAGCAGACAGCATGTATGATTATCAATACACATGGAGTTCGGTCTTGGATTCCGGCAGGCCTATTCTCCAAGAAGGGTTTGATTTTGCTCGAGACCTTTTATCAGATGATGACTTCCGGGAAGTGCTGCATCGCAGGTATCATGACCTCCACAATCTTGCTCAGGAGCTGCAAATCCCAAATGAAAATAACCCTCAAGAGCAAGATCAGCCTATAACAATAAGCAATGAAGCTGAAAAAGTTGAGCCAAGTTTTGGTGGCATTGCAAAAGGAGTTGAAGAAGTTTTACAACGACTCAAAATTATTGAACAAGAAATTAGAGACTTGAAGCAAGAAATCCAAGGACTTAGATATTACGAACACAGACTCCTACTCGAGCTTCATCGAAAAGTGAATTACATAGCAACCTTCAATGCTCAAGTTGAGGAGAGGAAAGTACCTAACATGTTCTATTTCGTAAAAGCAGAAAACTACTCAAGGAGACTGATCACCACCATGGTTTCTGGCATGACCGCCCTCCGGCTTCACATGTTATGTGAGTTCCGGGGACAAATGCACGTTGTTGAAGATCAGATGGGATGCGAAATGATGCAAGTTGATAACATGGCTGTGAAGTCTTTAGCTCCATATATGAAAAAGTTCATGGTAATGGTAACTTTTGCTCTTAAAATAGGAGCTCATCTTGCAGCTGGAATGGGGGAAATGATACCGGATTTGAGCAAGGAAGTGGCTCATTTGGCTGGCTCTTTGCTTCTCTTTGGTGCAGTTGGTGCAACTGCAGCAGGCGCTGTAGGGGCTGCAGCTATCGGTTGTAGAAACAGGTCCGCAGAAGGTTCAAGGGGCATTCAACAAGACATAAAAGCTGCACAACAATGGATGGTTGATTTCTTAAGGGAAAGGAGGTGCTCCACAGGGAAGGATATTGCAGAGAAATTTGGACTGTGGCGAGTAAGGTACAGGGACAATGGTCAGATTGCATGGATCTGTAGGAGACACATGTATGCAAGATCTGCAGAGATAATTGAAGTGCCTATTTGA